In one window of Heterodontus francisci isolate sHetFra1 chromosome X, sHetFra1.hap1, whole genome shotgun sequence DNA:
- the LOC137358732 gene encoding pyrin-like: MATAKFLLKVLDELSEEDIERFKFYLTDDTEFKSIPRGRLQGKSPVQLATLLQEHYAEQAPDISRKILLKIPRRDLVEMMFGDTRESEGRTQAQQKRERPEDHSVSVSDPLEREMSTSQKKNVEPKTLTDKKLMQLANNMGQNWKQIGIQFLDLQSWEIEQCESQHPHIVMQIFEMLKHWKNREREKATALKLHSILAERECPISSEQFDCLLEENH; encoded by the exons atGGCAACAGCAAAGTTTCTACTCAAAGTCCTTGATGAACTGAGCGAAGAAGACATTGAACGGTTCAAATTCTATCTTACGGACGACACAGAATTTAAATCGATACCCAGGGGTCGGCTGCAGGGCAAATCTCCTGTGCAATTGGCCACTCTACTTCAAGAACATTATGCCGAGCAGGCTCCAGATATTAGCAGAAAGATCCTCCTGAAAATTCCCAGGCGCGATCTGGTGGAGATGATGTTTGGAGACACGAGAGAGTCAGAGGGCAGGACCCAAG CACAGCAAAAGAGGGAGAGACCTGAGGACCATTCTGTATCTGTATCTGATCCTTTGGAAAGGGAGATGTCCACATCACAGAAAAAGA ATGTGGAACCAAAGACACTGACAGACAAAAAACTGATGCAATTGGCCAACAATATGGGACAGAATTGGAAGCAAATTGGAATCCAGTTCCTGGACCTGCAAAGCTGGGAAATCGAGCAGTGTGAATCACAGCACCCGCACATAGTCATGCAAATCTTTGAGATGCTCAAACACTGGAAGAACCGGGAAAGGGAGAAGGCGACTGCTCTCAAACTGCACTCTATTCTTGCTGAAAGGGAATGCCCCATCAGTTCTGAACAGTTTGATTGTCTTCTCGAAGAAAATCACTGA